One window from the genome of Natronomonas pharaonis DSM 2160 encodes:
- a CDS encoding AAA family ATPase has translation MDRQVTLTVKGAEKRDAGRGVARLPEAARQQLGVLSGDTVVIDGESPTVAKVWPGTGGGETVRIDAETRANAGVTIGDTVTVEPVSIADADRVVVELPVSADDDLLEAVATDLQDRPLRDGEAVRLERPGVRARVVETDPGGTVRVTGETTIRVRESPDASDGITDSAPEQTETAERAAPEPTPDATYEDIGGLDEELEQVREMIELPLSEPELFRKLGIEPPSGVLLYGPPGTGKTLIAKAVANEVDAHFEVIDGPEIVSKYKGESEERLRETFERAVDNQPAVVFIDEIDSIAGTRDEDADMENRVVAQLLTLMDGLENHGRLIVIGATNRVDAIDPALRRGGRFDREIEIGAPDEGGRREILDVHTRGMPLSEDVDIDYLAARTHGFVGADIHSLATEAAMEALRSRDERGELRVTAGDFEAALTATDPSAMREYVAETPEAAFEDVGGLDAAKQRLTEAVEWPLSYGPLFEETNTDPPTGILLYGPPGTGKTLLARALAGESDVNFVSVAGPELLDKYVGESEKAVREVFDRARQAAPAIVFFDEIDALAGVRGDASEATERVVSQLLAELDGLADNPNMVVLAATNRKAALDPALLRPGRLETHVEVPDPGETARKEILDVHTRGKPLGEDVDLDEVAAETAGRSGAELEAVVRDASMRAIRELATELGPEAAADRADEVTIERRHFEAALDAIETA, from the coding sequence ATGGACCGGCAGGTTACGCTCACGGTGAAAGGTGCCGAAAAGCGGGACGCGGGACGCGGGGTGGCCCGCCTGCCGGAAGCAGCGCGGCAGCAGTTAGGCGTGCTGAGCGGCGACACCGTCGTCATCGACGGCGAGTCGCCGACAGTCGCAAAGGTCTGGCCGGGCACGGGCGGCGGGGAGACGGTTCGCATCGACGCCGAAACCCGCGCCAATGCAGGTGTCACTATCGGTGACACCGTCACCGTTGAGCCGGTATCGATTGCTGACGCCGACCGCGTCGTCGTCGAACTCCCGGTAAGCGCCGACGATGACCTCCTCGAAGCGGTCGCGACCGACCTGCAAGACCGGCCGCTACGGGACGGCGAAGCGGTTCGGCTCGAACGGCCGGGGGTCAGAGCCCGCGTCGTCGAAACCGACCCGGGCGGGACCGTTCGGGTCACCGGTGAGACGACGATTCGCGTTCGCGAAAGCCCCGACGCGTCCGACGGAATCACGGACAGCGCCCCGGAACAGACCGAGACAGCCGAGCGTGCGGCTCCGGAGCCGACGCCCGACGCAACCTACGAGGACATCGGCGGTCTCGACGAGGAACTGGAACAGGTCAGAGAGATGATAGAGCTGCCGCTTTCGGAGCCGGAGCTGTTCCGCAAACTTGGCATCGAGCCGCCGTCGGGCGTCCTGTTGTACGGCCCGCCGGGAACTGGGAAAACGCTCATCGCCAAGGCCGTCGCCAACGAGGTCGACGCCCACTTCGAGGTCATCGACGGCCCGGAAATCGTCTCTAAGTACAAGGGCGAGAGCGAAGAACGGCTCCGGGAGACCTTCGAACGCGCGGTCGACAACCAGCCGGCCGTGGTCTTCATCGACGAAATCGACTCCATCGCCGGCACTCGCGACGAGGACGCCGACATGGAAAACCGGGTTGTCGCCCAGCTTTTGACGCTGATGGACGGCCTCGAAAACCACGGCCGCCTCATCGTCATCGGCGCGACCAACCGCGTCGACGCCATCGACCCCGCGCTCCGGCGCGGCGGCCGCTTCGACCGTGAAATCGAAATCGGCGCACCCGACGAGGGGGGCCGCAGGGAAATTCTCGATGTTCACACGCGTGGAATGCCGTTGAGCGAGGATGTCGACATCGACTATCTGGCGGCGCGAACGCACGGCTTCGTCGGCGCTGACATCCACTCGCTGGCGACGGAGGCGGCCATGGAGGCGCTTCGGAGCCGCGACGAGCGCGGCGAGCTTCGGGTCACCGCCGGGGACTTCGAGGCGGCACTGACCGCTACCGACCCCTCTGCGATGCGGGAATACGTCGCTGAGACCCCCGAGGCGGCGTTCGAGGATGTCGGTGGGCTCGACGCAGCCAAGCAGCGGCTGACCGAGGCAGTCGAGTGGCCGCTGTCGTATGGCCCGCTGTTCGAGGAGACGAACACCGACCCGCCGACCGGTATCCTGCTGTATGGGCCGCCCGGGACCGGAAAAACGCTCCTCGCGCGGGCGCTGGCCGGCGAAAGCGACGTGAATTTCGTTTCCGTAGCCGGGCCTGAGCTCCTTGACAAGTACGTCGGCGAGTCCGAGAAGGCCGTCCGGGAAGTCTTCGACCGGGCGAGACAGGCCGCGCCGGCAATCGTCTTCTTCGACGAAATCGATGCCCTCGCCGGTGTTCGCGGCGATGCCAGCGAGGCGACAGAACGGGTCGTCTCACAGCTGCTTGCGGAGCTCGACGGGCTGGCGGACAACCCGAATATGGTCGTGTTGGCGGCGACAAACCGAAAAGCGGCGCTCGACCCGGCGCTGCTTCGACCGGGGCGGCTTGAGACCCACGTCGAAGTTCCGGACCCCGGGGAAACAGCCCGCAAGGAGATTCTCGATGTTCACACGCGTGGCAAGCCGCTCGGCGAGGATGTCGACCTCGACGAGGTCGCCGCCGAGACGGCAGGCCGGTCGGGAGCAGAGCTCGAAGCCGTCGTTCGAGACGCCTCGATGCGGGCGATTCGGGAGCTGGCAACGGAACTTGGACCGGAGGCGGCCGCCGACCGCGCCGACGAGGTGACAATCGAGCGGCGACACTTCGAGGCGGCGCTGGATGCCATCGAAACGGCCTAA
- a CDS encoding protein sorting system archaetidylserine decarboxylase, translating to MFPSIPSVAPGTWRYARFPLVAAVVFAVLWPPLALACLAATVGVYWFHRDPERSPPPTGVVSPADGRVSVVRTEGQRVRVAVFMNVTDVHINRAPAAGTVTSVEHTPGGHLPAFSKKSDRNERVTVEFEEYELTLIAGTVARRVYPYVAAGDELDRGERLGHISFSSRADVLLPPEYDRSDIRVEEGQHVRAGETVIAAR from the coding sequence GTGTTCCCATCGATACCGTCGGTCGCTCCGGGGACCTGGCGATACGCTCGATTTCCACTGGTGGCAGCAGTCGTGTTCGCCGTTCTTTGGCCGCCGCTTGCGCTTGCGTGTCTCGCGGCCACCGTCGGCGTCTACTGGTTCCACCGCGACCCGGAGCGGTCACCACCGCCGACAGGCGTCGTTTCACCTGCCGACGGTCGCGTGTCCGTCGTCCGGACCGAGGGCCAACGGGTCCGGGTTGCGGTCTTCATGAACGTCACGGACGTGCATATCAACCGCGCGCCAGCCGCCGGCACCGTCACCTCAGTCGAGCATACGCCCGGCGGCCACCTGCCAGCGTTCAGCAAAAAATCCGACCGGAACGAGCGCGTGACAGTCGAGTTCGAGGAATACGAGCTCACGCTCATCGCCGGGACCGTCGCTCGACGGGTGTATCCCTACGTTGCGGCCGGTGACGAACTCGACCGCGGCGAACGCCTCGGTCACATCTCGTTTAGCTCTCGGGCCGACGTGTTACTCCCACCTGAATACGACCGGAGCGACATTCGGGTCGAGGAAGGCCAGCACGTCCGGGCCGGCGAAACCGTCATTGCCGCTCGTTGA
- a CDS encoding inositol monophosphatase family protein codes for MDERADCARRAAEAGADIAAAAFRDGIDSETKGEKTDVVTQADRDAQRRVVGVIRERYPDEPIVGEESDGETEATADELPAEGAAWVVDPIDGTNNFVHGLREWATSVVAVVDGAAVAGATVAPALGETFLLTPDGAFLNGDPLAVSDRSDPETFTVVPTVWWGFDRRDEYAATCEAIVQQFGDMRRFGSAQLELGYCAAGAVEAVVTNIDPEPWDTVLGAALVRAAGGTVTDIHGEPWRHDSTGLVASNGRAHDAVLEAARKPERQ; via the coding sequence ATGGACGAACGCGCCGACTGTGCCCGTCGGGCGGCCGAGGCCGGGGCCGATATCGCCGCGGCGGCGTTTCGGGACGGCATCGATTCGGAAACCAAGGGCGAAAAAACCGACGTAGTGACGCAGGCCGACCGAGACGCCCAGCGGCGCGTCGTTGGCGTCATCCGTGAGCGGTATCCGGATGAGCCGATTGTCGGAGAGGAAAGCGATGGCGAAACCGAAGCGACGGCTGATGAACTCCCGGCAGAGGGTGCGGCGTGGGTCGTCGACCCCATCGACGGGACGAACAACTTCGTTCATGGGCTCCGTGAGTGGGCCACAAGCGTCGTCGCCGTCGTCGATGGGGCCGCCGTCGCCGGAGCGACCGTCGCGCCGGCGCTTGGGGAGACATTCCTGCTGACGCCGGATGGGGCGTTTCTGAACGGGGACCCACTCGCCGTCAGCGACCGGTCGGACCCCGAGACGTTTACCGTGGTGCCGACCGTCTGGTGGGGGTTCGACCGCCGCGACGAGTACGCCGCGACGTGTGAGGCTATCGTTCAGCAGTTCGGCGATATGCGCCGCTTCGGGTCGGCGCAACTGGAACTCGGATACTGTGCCGCTGGGGCCGTTGAGGCGGTCGTGACAAACATCGACCCCGAGCCGTGGGACACCGTCCTCGGCGCGGCGCTCGTGCGGGCCGCCGGCGGGACCGTCACCGACATCCACGGCGAGCCGTGGCGACACGACAGCACGGGACTCGTCGCCTCGAACGGCCGCGCACACGACGCCGTTCTTGAGGCGGCTCGGAAGCCGGAGCGACAGTAG
- a CDS encoding DUF7508 domain-containing protein, translating to MPLQKPWQPLERSTIGGVPDRYGVYELGDGNGTVLAVEHGPLRDELKEALAYGDGSKVRWKETQTREQAVEIADTHRERLGE from the coding sequence ATGCCGCTGCAGAAGCCGTGGCAGCCGCTTGAGCGGTCGACCATAGGTGGCGTGCCGGACCGCTACGGTGTCTACGAACTCGGCGATGGTAACGGAACGGTGCTGGCCGTAGAGCACGGCCCACTCCGGGATGAACTCAAGGAAGCGCTGGCCTACGGGGACGGCTCGAAGGTTCGGTGGAAAGAAACACAGACCCGCGAACAGGCCGTCGAGATAGCCGACACACACAGAGAGCGGCTGGGCGAGTGA
- a CDS encoding DUF5796 family protein yields MTSRSDIAPETLTVSLESEGVEVEYLDGRSVFYHGVPEKKAGAVHCPPGKDVHVLVTAPDETQGVMVYVNDRNTHDDILESTGVGRVIIEGGETASLFPGVAAESTGYRVEVSADFDVADGRVFVFAEDQMGEFSYELVPESEVA; encoded by the coding sequence ATGACCAGCCGAAGCGACATCGCCCCGGAGACGCTGACAGTCTCGCTTGAATCCGAGGGCGTCGAAGTGGAGTACCTCGATGGCCGCTCGGTGTTCTATCATGGTGTCCCGGAAAAGAAAGCGGGAGCGGTTCACTGCCCGCCGGGCAAGGATGTCCACGTGCTCGTGACGGCACCGGACGAAACGCAGGGTGTGATGGTGTACGTCAACGACCGCAACACGCACGACGACATCCTCGAATCGACTGGCGTCGGCCGCGTCATCATTGAGGGAGGCGAGACAGCGTCGCTGTTCCCTGGGGTTGCGGCCGAAAGCACCGGCTACCGGGTTGAGGTTAGCGCGGACTTCGATGTCGCCGACGGGCGCGTGTTCGTCTTTGCGGAAGACCAGATGGGCGAGTTCAGCTACGAACTCGTTCCGGAGTCGGAGGTGGCGTGA
- a CDS encoding MTH865 family protein: protein MADKDDLREQMIDAFEGADYPINSPMDLVPALPQGPGTKFESGDFSMTAMELNTKLGGGEFPYDSAEAFVDDVIEQLEDQDLI, encoded by the coding sequence ATGGCAGACAAAGACGACCTCCGCGAGCAGATGATCGACGCCTTCGAAGGTGCAGACTACCCCATCAACAGCCCGATGGACCTCGTGCCTGCGCTCCCGCAGGGGCCCGGTACGAAGTTCGAATCCGGCGACTTCTCGATGACCGCAATGGAGCTCAACACGAAGCTCGGCGGCGGCGAATTCCCCTACGACTCGGCGGAAGCGTTCGTCGACGACGTCATCGAGCAGCTCGAAGACCAGGACCTCATCTGA
- the cysE gene encoding serine O-acetyltransferase: MSLHNLIRTIRRHLREDIRTALAKDPAATSALSVALLYPGLHAVWGYRIAHALWERGHTFAARALSQCIRLLTGVEIHPAADIGRRLFIDHGAAVVVGETAEIGDDVLLYHGVTLGGDSMRREKRHPTLADGATVGANATLIGDITVGESATVGAGSVVVEDVAPGQTVAGSPAEPVDGTGSERVDGPA, from the coding sequence ATGTCACTCCACAATCTCATCCGAACGATACGTCGCCATCTCAGAGAGGACATCCGGACCGCCCTCGCAAAGGACCCGGCCGCGACGAGCGCGCTCTCTGTCGCGCTGTTGTATCCGGGGCTCCACGCCGTCTGGGGCTACCGCATCGCACACGCGCTCTGGGAGCGTGGCCACACGTTCGCCGCCCGAGCGCTGTCGCAGTGTATCCGCCTCCTGACTGGCGTCGAAATCCATCCCGCCGCCGATATCGGCCGGCGACTGTTCATCGACCACGGCGCGGCCGTTGTCGTCGGCGAGACAGCCGAAATCGGCGATGACGTGCTGCTGTACCACGGTGTCACCCTCGGCGGTGACTCGATGCGCCGGGAGAAGCGCCACCCGACGCTTGCGGACGGCGCTACTGTCGGCGCAAACGCGACCCTTATCGGCGACATTACCGTCGGCGAATCGGCGACGGTCGGCGCTGGCAGCGTTGTCGTCGAGGATGTCGCTCCCGGCCAGACTGTCGCTGGCTCTCCCGCCGAGCCGGTCGACGGCACCGGCAGCGAGCGGGTTGATGGGCCGGCATAG
- the dacZ gene encoding diadenylate cyclase DacZ → MSELSDLLDDIVADVDGVFLFSPSGSFYERFGESDPVVVAPENDVGADRYVELPLAFKDVSERIRFGIEGGLEHEFVAEGDQVACAVALFDDDIDTVTRVRAGDFDQSGVYDLFVNSRAEPEVIRNVFEVAIELGKKGQKGKRVGALFVVGDAGKVMNKSRPLSYNPFEKSHVHVGDPIVDVMLKEFSRLDGAFVISDSGKIVSAYRYLEPSAEGVDIPKGLGARHMAAGAITRDTNAVAVVLSESDGLVRAFSGGEIILELDPEEY, encoded by the coding sequence ATGAGCGAACTCAGCGACCTGCTGGACGATATCGTTGCCGACGTCGATGGTGTGTTTCTGTTTTCCCCGAGCGGGTCGTTCTACGAGCGGTTCGGCGAGTCCGACCCCGTCGTCGTCGCCCCGGAAAACGACGTGGGGGCGGACCGATACGTCGAGTTGCCGCTGGCGTTCAAAGACGTCAGCGAGCGGATTCGGTTCGGTATCGAAGGGGGGCTCGAACACGAGTTCGTCGCCGAAGGCGACCAAGTCGCCTGTGCGGTGGCGCTTTTTGACGATGACATCGACACGGTCACGCGGGTTCGTGCCGGCGATTTCGACCAATCGGGCGTCTACGACCTCTTTGTGAACAGCCGCGCCGAGCCGGAGGTCATCCGGAACGTCTTCGAAGTCGCCATCGAGCTGGGCAAGAAGGGCCAAAAAGGAAAGCGAGTCGGCGCGCTGTTCGTCGTCGGTGACGCTGGCAAGGTGATGAACAAATCCCGGCCGCTGAGCTACAACCCCTTCGAAAAGAGCCACGTCCACGTCGGCGACCCCATCGTCGATGTGATGCTCAAGGAGTTCTCCCGGCTTGACGGGGCCTTCGTCATCAGCGATTCGGGGAAAATCGTCTCCGCCTACCGGTATCTCGAACCGTCCGCGGAGGGCGTCGACATCCCGAAGGGACTCGGCGCGCGACATATGGCCGCCGGGGCAATCACCCGCGATACGAACGCCGTTGCGGTCGTCCTCTCGGAGTCGGACGGGCTGGTCCGGGCCTTTTCGGGCGGAGAAATCATTCTGGAGTTGGATCCGGAGGAGTACTGA
- a CDS encoding DUF63 family protein, whose protein sequence is MDSSDFDLARMWLAVFVGGIVAIVAAAAAFPRRVYNGFLWQYFWGPVDADAHGAVCAVRSGGTTERLYSRAACSGAEGFVAEPGYTTVSTVSYAVVLVFMLIGVLFLLRRLDIEMSPAFYFALFPYMLLGGALRTVEDVNVAFRGEAVGMLIPYPAVALIISPFIYFVMFGFTLAALVGGVWLEGRGTLSRSETFLGGIGTAAVVAVVGWLLYVAGTTDIVEFYLLVPTIVLGGATLTTLVFWWVTERFVPGINEGTGAMGALVVWGHAVDGVANVLSLDWGEQLVGVPYGSKHVINEATVRITGAIQPQWLTDAVGSAWPFFFIKVIAAVVVVWVFNEEIFEESPRYAYLLFIAVLAVGLGPGTRDMLRATLAI, encoded by the coding sequence ATGGACTCTTCCGACTTCGACCTCGCCCGGATGTGGCTCGCGGTGTTCGTCGGGGGCATCGTCGCCATCGTCGCCGCGGCGGCTGCGTTCCCGCGGCGGGTCTATAACGGGTTCCTCTGGCAGTACTTCTGGGGTCCGGTCGATGCAGACGCCCACGGCGCTGTCTGTGCGGTCCGTTCAGGGGGTACGACGGAGCGACTCTACAGTCGGGCGGCCTGTTCCGGGGCTGAAGGTTTCGTCGCCGAGCCGGGCTATACGACCGTCTCGACGGTTAGCTACGCCGTCGTTCTCGTCTTCATGCTCATCGGCGTGCTCTTCTTGCTGCGTCGGTTGGACATTGAAATGTCTCCGGCGTTCTACTTCGCGCTGTTTCCCTACATGCTTCTTGGCGGGGCGCTCCGGACAGTCGAGGACGTCAACGTCGCGTTCCGAGGCGAAGCGGTCGGGATGCTGATTCCGTATCCGGCTGTTGCGCTCATCATCAGCCCCTTCATTTATTTCGTGATGTTCGGGTTTACGCTGGCGGCGCTTGTCGGCGGCGTCTGGCTCGAAGGCCGGGGGACGCTCTCCCGTAGCGAGACGTTCCTCGGCGGTATCGGAACCGCCGCCGTTGTCGCCGTCGTTGGCTGGCTGCTCTATGTCGCCGGTACCACCGACATCGTCGAGTTCTACCTACTCGTTCCAACAATCGTGCTCGGCGGTGCGACGCTGACCACGCTGGTGTTTTGGTGGGTGACAGAGCGGTTCGTGCCGGGTATCAACGAGGGCACCGGGGCGATGGGTGCCTTGGTCGTTTGGGGACACGCCGTCGACGGCGTTGCCAACGTGCTGAGCCTCGACTGGGGTGAACAGCTCGTGGGCGTCCCCTACGGCTCCAAGCACGTCATCAACGAAGCGACCGTCCGGATAACCGGGGCTATCCAGCCGCAGTGGCTCACCGACGCAGTCGGCAGCGCATGGCCGTTCTTTTTCATCAAGGTCATCGCCGCTGTCGTGGTCGTTTGGGTATTCAACGAGGAGATATTCGAAGAGAGCCCGCGATACGCCTACCTGCTTTTCATCGCGGTGCTTGCGGTCGGGCTCGGCCCGGGGACCCGTGATATGCTGCGGGCGACGCTCGCCATCTGA
- a CDS encoding AMP-dependent synthetase/ligase yields the protein MSSSTAAWKQAEAEFEDEVVGENTIPRLFEQSASRHADRDAQWYKGGVYERSLTPDVLPAAPSGEFESLTYETMQEIVRNLSAGFRELGVENDTRVGIFANTRMEWAQSDFAILAAGGVVTTVYTESSPNQVQYLLDDPNADGVVVENGELLERVLEVEDELDLSFIVVIDDFDGHDDRDDILSLAEVHDLGDEHFDQDAYESRLAERDLDDLASLIYTSGTTGKPKGVQLTHRNFRSNVNGLRKRFAPRPDKDEDLPAIDERDRVLSFLPLAHVFERVAGHFLMFGSGATVSYAESTDTVADDIQIVKPTGASSVPRVYERIYDSLRDEAPEAVFNRAVPIARQWANTESPGLGLKLKYKLMDKLVYSSVREQMGGNIEFFVSGGGSLSKQLAELFDGMGIPILEGYGLTETSPVVSVNPPEDYRSGTLGPPLSNVEVRLDETVVSDDQKANADGDIGELHVKGPNVTEGYWNRPGATEEAFTQDGWFRTGDIIEQTDDDYLIYHDRLKQLIVLDTGKNIAPQPIEDEFATSERIDQAMVIGDNQKFIAALFVPNLEAVERWADKEGIDLPDDSEAICADSRVREYVNEEVEEVNKTLSKSEKIKEFRLVPIEWTADNDLLTPSMKIKRRNVMEQFEEQVQDIYGDDYNK from the coding sequence ATGTCTAGCAGCACGGCAGCCTGGAAACAGGCCGAAGCGGAGTTCGAGGACGAGGTGGTTGGGGAGAACACGATTCCGAGGCTGTTCGAGCAGAGCGCCTCGCGGCACGCGGATCGAGATGCCCAGTGGTACAAGGGGGGCGTCTACGAGCGCTCGCTGACACCGGACGTTCTCCCGGCGGCCCCCTCCGGCGAGTTCGAATCACTGACATACGAGACGATGCAGGAAATCGTCCGGAACCTCAGTGCCGGCTTTCGGGAACTCGGCGTCGAAAACGACACACGGGTCGGCATCTTTGCCAACACCCGGATGGAGTGGGCACAGTCAGACTTCGCCATCCTTGCAGCCGGTGGCGTCGTGACGACTGTCTACACTGAGTCGTCGCCCAATCAGGTCCAGTACCTTCTCGATGACCCGAATGCCGACGGCGTCGTCGTCGAGAACGGGGAACTGCTCGAACGGGTACTCGAGGTCGAAGACGAACTCGACCTCTCGTTTATCGTCGTTATCGACGACTTCGACGGCCACGACGACCGCGATGACATCCTCTCGCTGGCCGAGGTCCACGACCTCGGCGACGAGCACTTCGACCAGGACGCCTACGAGTCACGGCTCGCCGAACGTGACCTCGACGACCTGGCCTCGCTCATCTACACCTCGGGGACGACCGGCAAACCGAAGGGCGTCCAACTCACTCACCGAAACTTCCGGTCGAACGTCAACGGGCTCCGAAAGCGCTTTGCACCCCGCCCAGACAAAGACGAGGACCTGCCCGCAATCGATGAGCGCGACCGCGTCCTCTCGTTCCTGCCGCTGGCCCACGTCTTCGAACGCGTCGCCGGCCACTTCCTGATGTTCGGCTCCGGCGCGACTGTCTCATACGCCGAGTCGACCGACACGGTCGCCGACGACATTCAGATTGTCAAGCCGACTGGCGCGTCGTCGGTGCCGCGAGTCTACGAACGCATCTACGATAGCCTCCGCGACGAGGCTCCCGAGGCCGTGTTCAACCGCGCGGTGCCCATCGCCCGCCAGTGGGCAAACACCGAGAGCCCGGGTCTTGGGCTGAAGCTCAAGTACAAGCTCATGGACAAGCTCGTCTACTCGTCGGTACGGGAGCAGATGGGTGGCAACATCGAGTTCTTCGTCAGCGGCGGCGGCAGCCTCTCCAAGCAGCTCGCCGAGCTCTTCGACGGGATGGGCATTCCGATTCTCGAAGGCTATGGGCTGACTGAAACCTCGCCTGTCGTCTCTGTGAACCCGCCGGAAGACTACCGCTCCGGGACGCTCGGCCCGCCGCTTTCCAACGTCGAGGTTCGACTCGACGAGACGGTCGTTTCCGACGACCAGAAGGCCAACGCCGACGGCGACATCGGCGAACTCCACGTCAAAGGTCCCAACGTCACCGAGGGGTACTGGAACCGACCCGGGGCCACCGAGGAAGCGTTCACTCAGGACGGCTGGTTCCGCACCGGAGACATCATCGAACAGACCGACGATGACTACCTCATCTACCACGACCGACTGAAACAGCTCATCGTCCTCGACACGGGCAAAAACATCGCCCCACAGCCCATCGAAGACGAGTTTGCGACCTCCGAGCGCATCGACCAGGCGATGGTCATCGGCGACAACCAGAAGTTCATCGCCGCGCTCTTTGTCCCGAACCTCGAAGCCGTCGAGCGGTGGGCCGACAAGGAGGGCATCGACCTTCCCGACGACTCCGAGGCGATCTGTGCAGACAGTCGCGTCCGCGAGTACGTCAACGAGGAAGTCGAAGAGGTCAACAAGACGCTCTCGAAGTCGGAGAAAATCAAAGAGTTCCGGCTCGTCCCCATCGAGTGGACGGCCGACAACGACCTGCTGACGCCGTCGATGAAAATCAAGCGGCGGAACGTCATGGAGCAGTTCGAAGAGCAGGTCCAGGATATCTACGGCGACGACTACAACAAGTAG
- a CDS encoding DUF7128 family protein — protein sequence MVETTEKDGTTWYKCEKCGMLFDNREDATQHEASCDAEEPSYIQ from the coding sequence ATGGTCGAAACCACAGAGAAAGACGGGACGACGTGGTACAAGTGCGAGAAGTGCGGGATGCTCTTCGACAACCGCGAGGACGCCACACAGCACGAGGCGTCCTGTGACGCTGAGGAACCGAGCTACATCCAGTAA
- a CDS encoding mechanosensitive ion channel domain-containing protein, which produces MVDLPLRSWFEGLPTPGQNLLVAAGVLVAGLVAGALTAYLVSRALRAFGVDDAVEGTPFERTARQLGTSTVRLLARLCGLFVFVVAALYAGQVLEVMPEEAALERISAFLPQLFVAVLVILVGLIAADKAELVVSERLKSIKLPEVTLIPTLVKVSILYVAALIALSQLGVATGALLILLAAYAFGVFFLGGLAFKDLLSSAAAGIYVLMTEPYSIGDEVAIDGCRGIVQEVDVFVTYVEAEGEEYMIPNRKVLREGAMRVRSG; this is translated from the coding sequence ATGGTCGACCTCCCGCTCCGAAGCTGGTTCGAAGGGCTGCCGACACCGGGGCAAAACCTGCTCGTCGCCGCCGGCGTCCTCGTGGCCGGACTCGTCGCCGGTGCGCTGACCGCCTATCTCGTCAGCCGTGCGCTGCGGGCCTTCGGTGTCGATGACGCTGTCGAAGGAACGCCGTTCGAGCGGACGGCGAGACAGCTCGGCACCTCCACAGTACGCCTGCTGGCCCGGCTCTGTGGGCTGTTCGTCTTCGTCGTTGCGGCACTGTACGCCGGGCAGGTACTCGAAGTCATGCCGGAGGAGGCGGCACTGGAACGGATTAGCGCCTTCCTCCCGCAGCTTTTTGTCGCAGTGCTTGTCATTCTCGTCGGCCTCATCGCCGCCGACAAGGCCGAACTCGTCGTCAGCGAACGACTCAAGAGCATTAAGCTGCCGGAGGTGACGCTCATTCCGACACTTGTCAAGGTCTCGATTCTCTACGTCGCCGCGCTGATTGCCCTCTCACAGCTCGGCGTTGCGACGGGCGCGCTGCTGATTCTCCTTGCGGCCTATGCCTTCGGCGTCTTCTTTCTCGGCGGGTTGGCGTTCAAGGACCTCCTGTCGTCGGCCGCGGCCGGCATTTACGTGCTGATGACTGAGCCGTACAGTATCGGCGACGAGGTCGCAATCGACGGCTGTCGGGGCATCGTCCAAGAGGTCGACGTGTTCGTCACCTACGTCGAAGCGGAAGGCGAAGAGTACATGATACCAAACCGAAAAGTTCTCCGTGAGGGGGCGATGCGGGTCCGGTCGGGCTAG
- a CDS encoding acyltransferase, with amino-acid sequence MTDAADSPADDDTAGERRHDRLRRHATPGPRNSLWSWPEAKHPLRVALNYVVIVLARHSPSLRLKNWLLRRIGVTVGTGVSWGLESTPDVFWPELVTVDDDAVIGYDTTLLCHEFLQDEYRTGQVRIGRRAMVGAGTIVLPGVEIGDGAQVAANSLVTEDVPPGETWAGVPAEPVNRS; translated from the coding sequence GTGACCGACGCTGCCGACAGCCCCGCAGACGACGACACGGCCGGCGAGCGACGCCATGACCGCCTCCGCCGCCATGCGACGCCCGGCCCCCGGAACTCACTTTGGTCGTGGCCCGAGGCGAAGCATCCGCTTCGGGTCGCGCTCAACTACGTCGTCATCGTCCTCGCCCGCCATTCGCCGAGCCTCCGCCTGAAGAACTGGCTGCTCCGACGAATCGGCGTCACCGTCGGTACTGGTGTCTCGTGGGGGCTTGAATCGACGCCAGATGTCTTCTGGCCGGAGCTTGTCACCGTCGACGACGACGCGGTTATCGGCTATGATACGACGCTGCTTTGCCATGAGTTTCTGCAGGACGAATACCGGACCGGCCAGGTCCGCATCGGCCGGCGGGCGATGGTCGGTGCCGGCACAATCGTCCTCCCGGGGGTCGAAATCGGCGACGGCGCACAGGTCGCAGCGAACTCACTCGTAACGGAGGACGTTCCGCCCGGCGAGACGTGGGCGGGTGTGCCGGCCGAACCGGTCAACCGAAGCTAG